GGGTACTCGTCCGCGTACTGACGCAGGTCCATGGCCTCCAGCAGATCCAGGGCGATGGAGTCGATGCGCTTTTCGTTCTCCCGGTACCGCTTGGAGCGCCGGAAGGCGTCCAGCAGGCTGTAGCCCATGCGGTAGTGTTGGGAGACGCGGATGTTGTCCAGCACGGTCATGTCGTGCCAGAGGCGGATGTTCTGGAAGGTGCGGGCCACGCCCAGGGCCGTGACCTGATGGGGCCGCAGCCCCTTGGTCTTGGACCCGTTGAGGATGATCTCGCCGTCCGTGGGCTGGTAGAATCCCGAGACCAGGTTGAAGACCGTGGTCTTGCCCGCGCCGTTGGGGCCGATGAGGCCGACGAGTTCGCCGCCCTCGAGGGTGATGTTGAAGTCGGAGACGGCCAGGAGGCCGCCGAACTTCTGGGTCAGTCCGTTGATGGAAAGAAGCGTCATCTCGTCTCCGTCTCCGACCGCTACTTGAACGTGAAGTACTTGCGCATCCTGGGGAACAGGTCGGACAGCTCCTTGTTGCCCATGATGCCCTCGGGCCGGAACTGCATGAGCAGGATGAGGATCAGGGGCACGATGACCCACTTGTAGATCTGCAGGGGGCGCAGGGCCTCCAGCAGAATGGTGAAGACCACCGCCGAGATCACCGAGCCCGACAGGGAGCCCATGCCGCCCAGGTAGACCATGACCATGGCCTCGGTGGACTTGAGGATGTCGAAGGAGCCCGGGTTCAGGTAGCCGACCACATGGGCGTAGAGCGCTCCGGCCACGCCGGCCAGCCCGGAGGAGATCATGAAGGTCACCAGCTTGATGCGGTTGGTGTCCACGCTCATGATCTCGGCCGCGATCTCGTCCTGGCACACGGCGTTGACGCCCTTGCCGTAGGTCGAGGAGATGTAGCGGCGGATAAGGAAGACCGAGCCGAAGCAGCCGATGAGAACCCAGATCATCATCCAGGGCAGGTTCACCACATCGCCCATGGCCGCGATGGTCGGGCGCATGCCGGTGAGCCCCCTGGGGCCGCCGATGACGTCCAGATTCTGGATGGCCGAGATGACGATGTAGTTCACCGCCAGGGTGATGATGGCCAGGTAGTCGCCACGGGTCTTGAACGAGGGCACGGCCACGATGATCCCCGCCAGGGCCGCGACCACGCCCGCGCCCAGCAGCACGATGGGGAAGAGGAAGACCGCCGTGGCCGGGGGCAGGAGCGCGGCCCCGAAGAGTTTGCTGTTGGTGAAGAGGAGCATGGAGAGCAGTGAGCCCACGTAGGCGCCGACGCACATGAAGCCGCCGTGGCCGCAGGAGAACTCGCCCATGTTGCCGTTCACGAGGTTCAGGCTGGAGGACATGATCACGTTGATGGCCATGAACATGATCACGGACTGCACGTAGAGGTCGATGGCCCCGGCCTGGGAGAGGCCGATGATCACCAGGGCCAGGACGAGGAGCAAGGCGTTCAGGGCGTATCGTTGCATCGTCGGTTATCCGCTTGCCTAGATTTTCTGGTGTTTGGCCACGCCGAAGATGCCCGTGGGTTTGCGCCACATGATGAGCAGGAGCACGGTGAAGGCGATCAGGTCGCGCAAAGTCGAGGGGAACACGGCGGCCACGCCGATCTCCAGGAAGGCCAGGAGGAAGCCGCCGAGGAAGGCCCCGCGGATGTCGCCGATGCCGCCGACCACCGCCGCGATGAAGGCTTTCCAGCCGATGAGCGCTCCCATGTAAGGCTCCAGGACGGGATAGGCCATGGCGAAGAGCAGGCCCGCCAGCCCGGCCATGCCCGAGCCCAGGACGAAGGTGAAGACGATGATGCTGTCCACCGGGATGCCCATGAGCGGGATGGCGAACTTGTCCCAGGAGATGCCGCGCATGGCCATGCCGATCTTGGTCCTGGTGACGATGAACTGGAGCACGGCGAAGGCGATGAAGGCGGTGATGATGACCACCACCTTGAGGTTGGTCACCGAGAGCCCCGCGAAGGAGTAGACCGTCTTCTCCATCAGCTCGGGGAAGTACTTGCGGCTGGCGCCCAGCAGAGCCAGGTTGCCGTTCTCCAGCATCAGGCCGCACATCAGGGCGGTGATGACCACGTAGAGCCGGTGCGCGCCCTTGCGCCGCAGGGGGCGGTAGGCCACGCGCTCCAGGGTCACGCCCACGCAGGAGGTGAGGATCATCGTCAGGGGCACGGCCAGCACGAGAGTGGCCGTGGGGCCGAGGCCCATGGTCCCCAGGAACAGGGTGGCCACGAAATAGGCGATGTAGGCGCCGACCATGAAGATGTCGCCGTGGGCGAAGTTGATCAGCAGGAGCACCCCGTAGACCAGGGTGTAGCCCAGGGCGATGAGGGCGTAGAAACTGCCCCATTGCAGCGCGTTCAGGATGTTCTGGAAAACGAATTCCACGTCGGGTCCTCTTTCGGGTGTCCGGGCTGTGCAGGCTGCGGGGGCGAGAATCCTTTGCGCGCCTTCATGCCCTTTTTACTCGGAAAAAGCAAAGCCCTTGAAAAACGGCGGGGACCTCAAGGTCCCCGCCGCGATCAAAGGCCGTCCCTTACGGGCAGACGGACTCGGCGAAGGTGAACTGGCCGTCCTCGCTGATGCGCACGACCACGGCGCACTTGATCGGGTCGCCCTCGGCGTCGAACTTCATGGAGCCGGTGATGCCCTTGAACTCCTTGATGTTCGCGATGGCGTCGCGGATGGCCTTGCGCTCGGCCTTGACGTCGGCGTTGAACTTGCCGGCGTCCTGGATGCCCTGGAGCACGATGCGGGTGGCGTCCCAGGTCAGGGCGGCCACGTCGTCCGGCACGTAGCCGTACTTCTGGTTGTAGCGGTCGATGAAGACCTTGGTCTCGCCCTGCGCGCCGGCGGCGGCGTAGTGGGTGGAGAAGAACTGGCCCACGCAGTCCTTGCCGCACAGGGTCATGAGTTCGGCGGAACCCCAGGCGTCGGCGCCCATGAAGGGATTCTTGAAGCCCAGGTCATGCGCCTGCTTCACGATCAGGGCCACCTGGTTGTAGTTGTCGGGCACGAAGATGAAGTCGGGCTTGGCGTCGATGATCTTGGTCAGCTGGGCCGAGAAGTCCTGGTCCTTGGTGCCGTGGGACTCGAAGGCCACCAGGGATCCGGCGCCCATCTTCTGCTCCCAGACCTGCTTGAAGATGTCGGCCAGGCCCTTGGAGTAGTCGTTGGCGATGTCGAAGATCACGGCCGCGGTCTTGGCGCCGAACTGCTTGGCCGCGAAGTTGGCGGCCACGGGGCCCTGGAAGGGATCCAGGAAGGCGGCGCGGAAGACCCACGGACGGCCCTTGGTGGTGTCGGGGTTGGTGGACCAGGGCGAGATCATGGGCGTCTCACGCTCGTTGCAGATGCCGCCGGCGGGCACGGCCTGCTTGGAGGAGTTGGGGCCGACGATGGCCACGACGCCGTCCTGCTCGATGAGCTTGAGGGCCGAGTTCACGGCCGAGTCGGCCTTGGATTCGTTGTCCTGGTAGATGAACTCAAGCTTGTATTTCTTGCCCCCCACTTCCAGGCCGCCCTTGGAGTTGATGTCCTCCTTGAGCATTTCGGCGGCGTACTTGGACGCCTCGCCGACCTTCGGGATGTCGCCGGTGAGCGGAATGTTGAAGCCGATCTTGATCGTTTCCGGTTCCTTGCTGCAGCCGGTGACCAGAAGCAGAGCGCCGAGAACGAGAGCCAGCGCCAGCAGAGACAGTCTGCCGAACTTCTTCATCGTCAACCTCCTCTCAGTGGGGAAAGATGTTGGGTATCGGGTCCTATGGAAATGCAGGAATGTTCCATAGCCCAATTCCCGCCGGAAAAAAAGAAATTTCTGCATTAGTCGCGCGCATCTGCATTTTTGTCATGCCGTTCCGCGCCGAGGCTTTCAGGTGGCCGATTTCAGGCCGTTTTCATCGATTGCACGAAATGGTGAAGTACAGTACACGGGGGCCGTGCGACGGCACCGAGGGGGATTGCGCATGTCCGAGAAAGCATTGGCCAAGATCCGCGAACATGCCCGCAAAGGGCTTGAAATACGTGAGAAATTTTTCGAGGAACGCTCCGGGCAACTGGTGGAGATCGCCCGCGCCATGGCCGTGTGCCTGGCGCGCGGGGGAAAGATCCTTTTCTGCGGCAACGGCGGCAGCGCCGCCGACAGCCAGCACCTGGCCGCCGAATTCGTGAACCGCTTCGTGCTCGAGCGGCCGCCGCTGCCCGCGCTGGCCCTGACCACGGACACCTCGATTCTGACCGCCATCGGCAATGACTACGGCTTCGACCGCGTCTTTGAGAAACAGGTCCAGGCCCTGGGCAACCGGGGAGACGTGCTGGTGGGCATCAGCACCTCGGGCGCCAGCCCCAACGTCCTGACCGCCCTGCGCGAGGCC
This is a stretch of genomic DNA from Desulfovibrio aminophilus DSM 12254. It encodes these proteins:
- a CDS encoding ABC transporter ATP-binding protein → MTLLSINGLTQKFGGLLAVSDFNITLEGGELVGLIGPNGAGKTTVFNLVSGFYQPTDGEIILNGSKTKGLRPHQVTALGVARTFQNIRLWHDMTVLDNIRVSQHYRMGYSLLDAFRRSKRYRENEKRIDSIALDLLEAMDLRQYADEYPKNLPYGLQRRVEIARAMSVKPKLLLLDEPAAGLNSADVDGLIKLVRWIHKEFGITIWMIEHQMKVVMSLCSWIKVIDFGSTIAEGTPEQIQSNPTVIKAYLGDDTI
- a CDS encoding branched-chain amino acid ABC transporter permease, which codes for MQRYALNALLLVLALVIIGLSQAGAIDLYVQSVIMFMAINVIMSSSLNLVNGNMGEFSCGHGGFMCVGAYVGSLLSMLLFTNSKLFGAALLPPATAVFLFPIVLLGAGVVAALAGIIVAVPSFKTRGDYLAIITLAVNYIVISAIQNLDVIGGPRGLTGMRPTIAAMGDVVNLPWMMIWVLIGCFGSVFLIRRYISSTYGKGVNAVCQDEIAAEIMSVDTNRIKLVTFMISSGLAGVAGALYAHVVGYLNPGSFDILKSTEAMVMVYLGGMGSLSGSVISAVVFTILLEALRPLQIYKWVIVPLILILLMQFRPEGIMGNKELSDLFPRMRKYFTFK
- a CDS encoding branched-chain amino acid ABC transporter permease, which gives rise to MEFVFQNILNALQWGSFYALIALGYTLVYGVLLLINFAHGDIFMVGAYIAYFVATLFLGTMGLGPTATLVLAVPLTMILTSCVGVTLERVAYRPLRRKGAHRLYVVITALMCGLMLENGNLALLGASRKYFPELMEKTVYSFAGLSVTNLKVVVIITAFIAFAVLQFIVTRTKIGMAMRGISWDKFAIPLMGIPVDSIIVFTFVLGSGMAGLAGLLFAMAYPVLEPYMGALIGWKAFIAAVVGGIGDIRGAFLGGFLLAFLEIGVAAVFPSTLRDLIAFTVLLLIMWRKPTGIFGVAKHQKI
- a CDS encoding ABC transporter substrate-binding protein — translated: MKKFGRLSLLALALVLGALLLVTGCSKEPETIKIGFNIPLTGDIPKVGEASKYAAEMLKEDINSKGGLEVGGKKYKLEFIYQDNESKADSAVNSALKLIEQDGVVAIVGPNSSKQAVPAGGICNERETPMISPWSTNPDTTKGRPWVFRAAFLDPFQGPVAANFAAKQFGAKTAAVIFDIANDYSKGLADIFKQVWEQKMGAGSLVAFESHGTKDQDFSAQLTKIIDAKPDFIFVPDNYNQVALIVKQAHDLGFKNPFMGADAWGSAELMTLCGKDCVGQFFSTHYAAAGAQGETKVFIDRYNQKYGYVPDDVAALTWDATRIVLQGIQDAGKFNADVKAERKAIRDAIANIKEFKGITGSMKFDAEGDPIKCAVVVRISEDGQFTFAESVCP
- a CDS encoding D-sedoheptulose 7-phosphate isomerase — its product is MSEKALAKIREHARKGLEIREKFFEERSGQLVEIARAMAVCLARGGKILFCGNGGSAADSQHLAAEFVNRFVLERPPLPALALTTDTSILTAIGNDYGFDRVFEKQVQALGNRGDVLVGISTSGASPNVLTALREARRRELVTVGMTGQQGGEMQPLCDHLIQVPGRETALVQEIHIAAGHMLCHIVDHFLFESVLELDPYLSGGA